One genomic segment of Myxocyprinus asiaticus isolate MX2 ecotype Aquarium Trade chromosome 14, UBuf_Myxa_2, whole genome shotgun sequence includes these proteins:
- the LOC127452295 gene encoding peptide YY-A yields the protein MAVMLKPWTVIATLLLCVLLCLGTFVEAYPPKPENPGDDAPPEELAKYYTALRHYINLITRQRYGKRSTSEDVMAELLYGDDTEHKQRSRYDDSFMW from the exons atggCCGTCATGCTGAAGCCCTGGACCGTCATCGCTACTCTCCTCTTGTGCGTGCTCCTGTGTCTCGGGACCTTTGTGGAAGCGTATCCACCTAAACCAGAGAATCCTGGTGATGATGCTCCTCCGGAGGAGCTAGCCAAATATTACACGGCGCTGAGACATTACATCAACCTTATCACGAGACAAAG GTACGGAAAAAGGTCCACCTCTGAAGATGTGATGGCAGAGTTGCTGTATGGGGATGACACAGAGCACAAACAGAGATCAAG ATATGATGACTCTTTTATGTGGTGA